The region GGCGAGCGTCACGAAAGCTACGTTCGGGGCAAAGCCGGGATGGTGTATCTTTGGTGACCCCTCCCGACCCGTCGACCCGATTGCCATGTCCGCTCTCGCTCTCCGCTCCCCCCGTACCGCCTCCGTCGACCTCCTCCGCAGCGAGGACGCCTCGGCCCTCGTGCAAGTCGCCGGCATCGTCGGCTTCGCCCTCCTCGCCGTGCTCGGCGCGCAGGTGCGGATCTACCTCTGGGAGATCCCGATCACGCTGCAGACCGTCGCCGTCTACGGCAGCGGGCTCTTCCTCGGCTGGCGCAACGGGCTCCTCGCGATGGGGCTCTATCTGCTCCTCGGCCTGTTCTTCCCCGTGTTCGCGGGCGAAGGCTTCGGCGCGACGTACCTCCTCGGCGCGCTCTCGGCGGGCTACCTCCTCGCGCTCCCGCTCGTTGCCGCCGTCGTCGGCGCGGCGTCGGCTCGGTGGAACTCGTTCGCGGGCTCCTTCCTCTCCGTGGCGCTCGGATCCGTCGTGCTCTTCACGTGCGGCGTCGTCTGGCTGCACGTCGCCGCTGGCCACGCGACCTGGGCCGAGTCGATCTATAAGGGCTGGCTGCTGTTCGTGCTGTGGGACCTCGCGAAGCTCCTGCTCGTCAGCGGCGCGTACACCGGCATCCGCCGGATGACCGCCTGATCCGGCGTCACTCCAC is a window of Rhodothermales bacterium DNA encoding:
- a CDS encoding biotin transporter BioY, translating into MSALALRSPRTASVDLLRSEDASALVQVAGIVGFALLAVLGAQVRIYLWEIPITLQTVAVYGSGLFLGWRNGLLAMGLYLLLGLFFPVFAGEGFGATYLLGALSAGYLLALPLVAAVVGAASARWNSFAGSFLSVALGSVVLFTCGVVWLHVAAGHATWAESIYKGWLLFVLWDLAKLLLVSGAYTGIRRMTA